CAGTAACAGCAGCAGGAACAACGTGAGAGTCTGTGTCTGTGTCTCTTCTCGTCTCTTCTCTTTCTTTCAACTCTCGGGTTTACCGGTTCCTCCGGTTCTGATCAAAGCGGTTTTATAATTGGCATTTTGGGCAATTGGAAAAAGTGATAAAAATTGGGTTGATTACAATCATCACATGATTTCAAGTTTTTTTTCTTTTCTTTTAATTATTACATTTTTTTTCTTTTAATTGTTACATAATTTATTTAATTTTGGAAAAGGAGCAATCCAGATGTTGAGTTGTCATAGTTTTTTTAATTTTTTTTTATTGACAATCATAACTATTATCGTAAAGTTGATCATATTGCTTAGTAAGGAACCCCCTATATACAAAGTTCGAGTCTCAACTCTCACCAGTTTGTGGCCAGCAGGTTTTGGGTGTCTCCGGGTTCATGCATCTGTAGTTGAGATTAGTCTGGCTTTATTGGGATACTCTCGTCAGTCTCGTAGATTTCGATCCGAATATGACTATATAAATGTGTTACCAACTTGCTAACGTAACCAATGTGTCTTGATGTCTCACTTCCATTCAAACACACTAAAAGTATAGTAGTATGTTTTATGCTACCACTGGAACTCGTATGTACGTGGATTGACAGGATTGTTATCAAGTAGCTTGGTAATCCAGTCTCTCTAATCTCTCTGTCTAGATTCTTAAGCTAAAGACGAGAGAAATATAGAAGACATTCTTGCAGAAAGAGGTGTAACCTTGAGAAAGCTCATAACCCACACAAGAAACCACTTGGCCATGCATGAAGCCAGGTGACAAACAACTCCAGCTGCTTCAGGTTCTTGAATTAATGTCGGCAGTTGGTGCACTACTGGCACCACCTATACATCAAGTCATCAACATCTGAAGTTTGAGAACTATGCAATGCGATCAGACGAATGTACTCAAGTTTAAGGCTAAAGTAAACATTCACTCACCCTGACAAGGCCAATGCATGAGGAAAGTTTGAAGCTTCTATATATCATCCCTCGTATGAACATCCCTAAACATGTAGTTTCCCTAGCTATGGAGCTTTGATGGGCGAGAAATGAACTCTTCATAGAGTCCAAAGGAGGCAAGATTGTTGACAGAGATCATGTTTCTCAAATATACAAACACACCCTTCACCTATAGATTCTTTAAACTAAAGTGATGGACCCAATAACACTTGGCCCTGTCTCAGAAGCTCAAGCTTTCGAGTAGTAAACAGATAGCTAGAGAACAAGCATAGGAAGAAACCTTCCTCTACCAACATCCAGATCGAGTAGACAGTCGAGGGCTTAGAACGCAGGTTTGCCAAAGCAAATGCATCAGAGTTTATGCTCTCAGTTCTGAAAGCAACTGGTATAACCAGTCGACTCAACCTCAAAAGTACAGTAGTCAAGTTCAAGTGATTCAACCCCATAAGTGTAGACCTCCATTCCCTCCTACAATCAAGACACCTTGCAAGTCTCTACCTTCTTACCAAGGTAAAGCTGCAAAAAAATCTATTCACACCTCTTGCGAAGACTAGCTTTTGATCAAGGCCTTGTTCATAACTGTCAAAGGTTGCGCCTTCTCATATTTCCTACAACCAGAGGTGGCTCCATCGGTGCGATATCATGCTAATACCAGCTGCATCGATCTTTTGTGGCTACCCTTGAAGGTATAGATGAGAGGATAGATACATAGTTGCGTACAACTAATAATAAGAAAGAACATAACTCGACTCATTTCCAACAGTTCAACTAAAATTATTATTTGCTGCCATACATCACAGGTATAACCTGCTAAAAAATTTGTTTGAACTTGAAGTCTGCACAAAGATATCCCTCTATATAAATGTGGTGGTCAATCTAATTTTCCTCAAAATACTATTTCTTTCTCCTTTTGTTAATGAGACGTACATCTGATTCAACCAAATAGAAACATAAATTACTGAAATGTATAACACATTAACACAAGAAGACATCTCTTTCCAGTATATTTCTAGATAGTTCTGACATATAAAGTTCATGTACATTCATAATTTAAGTAAAGAATAGGGTTATTAAACCACATATTTCTTCACCTACAAAAACAAACAATATTCAAAGAAACAGAAGTACTAATTTTCACCAGGAGGGGGAGGTTGCTGACGATATCGACTAGCGAAGCCTGCAAACCAAGCAACCCTCATCAACTGCATACCAAGAATCAGAACCCACCAAGATACCAGTCCTCTAATTGTATGCATCATCCATGCTGGTGCCATGATTTCAGTTCCAAGCTTCAATCCTCTCATCAGCTGCAACAAACGGTAACCTTCATAAACAACAGGGGTTACCAGCCAAACTGGTGACTGCCAATGCCAAGTCAGCATCTCAGTCAGAATCTGTACTGCGATAAGCAGAAGATAGGGACCCAATAGAACTGCAAATGAGATGGGAGGCAACTGGGGTTGGAGGAAACCCTGTTGCGATCCACAAGCCATCATCAGGGGAATGACAAATCCAGTCACAGTTGCAACTATATTCCAAAACTTGTAGCTTAAGGGAGGCTTGCTTCTACAGGCTTGTGCTGCACGTTTAGGCCGGGCAATTGAATCAGCCATGAGGAGAAAAAGGGTTACACCAAGATTGAAAATGCAATCAAGTCCGACCAAAGAAAGCAGGCTTGCTATGTTGGGGCCAAGAAATACGGAAGATATCGGTAGCCACAGTGTTGGCAACATGCCTGTGAGGAGGAGAAGAGAAGGGCCCAGAAGCCACATTGGCCATTTGAGGACCTGAAGCTCTGTTCCTGTCAGATTACTTGCGCCATTTAGCGTTTCAGTGTTGGTACCTGGTGCTTCAGCAGTGCTAGCAGAGGTTTCAGTGTTGGTACCTGGTGCTTCAGCAGTGCAAGCAGAGGAAAGGTTTTCAAATATGTTAGAAGTTTTTGTCAAAAAGTTATCACTGCCACTGTCCGTGGGGGAGTATGTTTCAGATGAGGGATCCCAGGAAGACAGTTTTGTGCAGCAAACAAGGGGACTTTTTATCTGAATGTGAGGGCAACCGTGTAAATGTACTGACTTTGAGCTTTTTAACAAGTTCAGGGATCGGAAATGGAGTCTGGGAACAGCATTAGTAGACATCATGGACAGGGCTTGAGTTATAGATGCCATTCTCTGGTTCATTGCCGAATATAACAACTTTGAGCAAGGCCTACACTTATCGGTCTGAAACATGTAAACATAAGATTCAATAATATAGGAAAGGAAACAGCAGAAAAAACATCACAATCAGAAGAAATCTTAAGAGAAACTAAATGGTCCCTGAATTCATATGAATTACTCCTAGCAGGTAAAATTGGCAGCCAAAAATTCATGAACTTCAAACAGTACTGTGAACTAAATACTCACATAATCTTAACCTAACTTTCAACAAGAAAAATTTCTTGAAACAGCTCAAAAGGGAAGCTCTACCACAACTCCTCAATCTCATCCTACTTTGGGATACAAGATTTATAACAAAAGACTGATTACATCAGCCCTGGATCATCGAAATACGCTTTCTAGTATGGCAAATGAACTCTAGAACCCAATTTCACCAAACTGGCTACTCTGAGATCATCTAGAGCCTTGCTGGTGGATGCCAGAGCAACAAAAATTCCAAAGCACCAGTCCCTTTTGGGAACTTTTAAGTTCAACCTTTACTTGAGACTATAATACTCATTCAACAGAGAATAACAGCATCTCATACTATAATTCCAGGCCAAAAATACAGGCTAATAAATAATATTCAATCCAAAATAAACCCTTGTTCTTATTGCCAATCAGCTATCTCCCAGCCAGAAATAGAACAAGAAAGCAAAAGAAAACAAAAAAGAAAAATACTGAAGACAAAAGAAGACAGAGAAACAACAGAGAGGGTGAGGAATTGGGTATACCTATCTGGAGGTGTTGTCGTTGTTGAGTCGATCCCAGAACGAATTGCATGGTAGACGAAGGTTGAGGTTGTGTTTCTCAAATATCAGAGAATCAGATATTTGGCTGACCGCTGACCGGTATTTGTCATTTAGGGTTTTATTTTTTATTTTTATTATTTAATACAAACAGTAAAAAGATGTGAAATCCACACACATTTTAGTAACTTCATGGTATGTGAATTTTAATACAGAGTGCGTGGATTTCACACCAAAGTAAATTACAAACTAGAACCTCTAAACCTCTAAAACCCAGCTCGCGTCCACTAGTTTGGGTTTCCAAACTGAATCACTGTTGGTCTGTCATCTCTTTGTCTAAACAAATTTTTGTCTCAAGTCTCAAACCACACTCACCTGCATGGCCGCCCCACTCCCAATCCGCATTACCTTGTTCGGCTCCTCCACCAGTGACGACTTCGCTGAAGCTGGAAGCGCTAGACAGTATCTGCAGTCGATCTACTCCATCTCTTTGGAGAGCTTCAACGATCCCTGAAAGCTTTGGGATCATATGAGTGAGAAGAGGAAGGCAGGTGAACCCACGCATATGCTGATTGTCGATCTAGATGCCTTCTTCTGCTGTGAAGGTAAGTAGATCTTGATGCCTTCTAGTCTAATTCACACATTAAGCTTCAACGTGTCTGGAATCTGAATCCCAACTTTCCAATTTTGGTGTTTTTTGTCTGAAATCTGTACCGATTTTAGTGCAAAAGCTTATCAGCTCCACTTGTTTCAGTTGTTTACCGATCTTTCTTTATGGCAGCTAGTAGCATCCCTCATGTTTCTTTTCTTCTTTTATTTTTGTGTGCACCTAGTTGTATTATTGAATGCAGATAGGAATGCGTGTATCACGATAGAACATCTTGCAGCAGGTCAGAACATTTGTGATTTTCTTTTCACATACAATTTATAAAATGCTTATTTACAGATTTTATTACAAGTTGGTTTTTCCAAATTTAAGACATAGGTATGTGTGATTTGTGCATAACTGGCTTTTCAGATTGTTGTGGCAGGATTACTAGATACATGAGAACATTGTGAAGCAATTAGAAAAGTTTCTTTTAGAGATCTTGTGCATATGGTGGCTACTTTCCCTTTTACGGCTGTGGTTTGAATGTTCACCCTTTTAGTAGTAACTTCAGCAAAATAGCTGCAGTTGATTGATTCTGGCAAAATACTATATAAGGTTTAGTGCCTTTGGAAAAATCATAATTTAATATGCATTATAGGAGGTCATTCGTACCTTTGGAAAGATTTAGAAATATCTGGTTTCAGACACAGTTCAATGGAGTTTGCTGACCACTAGGGTGAATGCATGAATTCATCTGGCAAAGTTATTGATCTTCCTTTACTCTTATGCTGATAAGCAGTCTGTATAATGTGGAACTTTTGTTTTTTTTGTTTTTAATTTTCAGGGTTATAGGATTAGACGCGCTACCTTACATGTCTTTGGTCTATGCGTTGATCTGCATGTCTTTCACTGTTTTGTTTGTGTTTGGGGTTATATCAGACTTTGAAGCAACAGATGGTGCATTGGTTGATACATTTACTGATGCATTTTATATCACTTCTGTTATGGTGTTCACAGTGGGTTTTGGGGACATTGTTCCTTGGTGTCATTCTATCTTTCTCTGTGATATGTTGAGTATGTTTGGAGGAGGTCCCATACAGTTTATCCTCAAGCACTTTGTGAGTGTGTTGGCACAGTGGTTGTATCATAGATATCTTTTATGGTGGAGACCTACGGGTGGAGATCCTTCTATTCTTTATAAAACAAATTTATATAGCCTTTATTTATGCTCATACTAGGATCATTGCGCTAAGTTTCTGGTTTAAATGACTTTAGCCCAAATTACAATTTCTGAGTGATATATGACCCTCTCCCACATTTATTTCTTGACAATTCAAATGACAATTCAGGGATTACTAGAGACAGATGGGTTCGGTCAACCAATTGAGTGGCTTGAAGAGTGAAAATGTTTTAGAATTTGTGGAATCAGAGGTCTGAAATACTCCATTCAATACTTGTCACAAGCCATTAAAGTTTGTTCTGGCCCTCTATTAGCTGTGGCGTATTGTTTACGATCACTTTGCACCGAGGATGACAAACCAAACTCAGAGGTATGGTTCCAGTTTCCAAAATTGAGCAGTTAATGCCTTAGGGCTTCATTTCCTCATTTAATAGTTCTATGTAATTGAAATTATCAATGTTCAATCTAACTGGTATTTTGTTATATACAGCAAGTGTTTGACGATATTAAGTCTGCTCTTGATGTGTGTCAGATATTCCGACTTCAGATGGTCCATGATGCCTGAAAATACGATGTGTGGTCAGATAATTTATGCTGCAACTGATATGTTATCCCTGAAGGTTTGAACCTTAAAACACATGAATGGATATATTCTCTTTTTAAAGAAATATATGGGAATAATCAAAATGGTGCTTTGACATGATAATGTTTTTCAGGGTTGTGTAGACTATCACCATACTATATACAAGGTTATGAGTGTTATCTATACCAGGAGAGGAGTCCATGTGGAAGGTTGAGTCATGCACTCTGCCCTTCTCCAGTTCAAGAGGCATTCATGAGCTTATCAGATGTTTTTGGCGAAAAGTTAAAGTCGAATGACTTTTGGATAGTGTCTTAGTGGATCCCAGCCATTGAAAGTAGGTTTCAAATCAGTTTCTCAGCTTCTCAGTCCAGTACAACAGTTATAAACTGCAACCTAAACTCAATNNNNNNNNNNNNNNNNNNNNTATAGCTATATTAGTCCCTGGTTAGCACTTCAGATTGAGTTTAGGTTGCAGTTTATAATTGTCTGCTTTCAGTTAACAATCACTATATGTTTTGTGCATGAATGAAATCTATGAATCCTCATGTTTATGCAAGTGTGCTTGACCTTTATTTTTGTCTTCTTTTTTTATTATTTTTGGTTCATCTATTTTTCTGTCAACATAAATTGCTTCTCTAGTGTTATTGGAATGAATAACTATAGCGACATATAATAAGTATTGTGGTGAACTGGTGATATATGTTCTTGAGTTCTTCCAACTTATTTTCTGTTTGGTAGCTTAACTTTTATGTAATCAAAATGCATGGCTCCGCTCAAAGCAGAATGTAATCCATAGTATTGGCTTAAGGTTCCTAGAGTGGTGCAGAAAGTTGAGAAGTTGTGCTTTGCTGCTACCGTGCAGCCAAATGTTGAACTAGCATCAAAAGTCTATGATAAGTACTTGTAATGCATCCTCTTCTATGATTTTAAGCAACAGATTTAGCTGTTCTTGTGTATAGTTTGGGAGTGAAGGGCTTTTTGCTCCTGTTATTTAATAAAAGAATGATTAAATGGTCTCTAGTTTGATGAAAGATCATGAAGAAGACGCCATGAGAAACAGTCGAAGATATGATGTCTGTTTGTTGCCTTGCAAATCCAAACTAAGTCGGAATAGAGATGATCTTTTCAGTTAGATTTGCTTGTTTTGATTACACACTTACAGATATAGTATATCAAACAAAGAGATGTAGTATATCAAACAAAGACGTCGAGCAAAAAAAACTTGGTCGCTTGCTTCTTTGGCTCAATCATTTTCTTTCCTTGGACTTCATTTTGTAGTGGAATCCCTGGCTTAAGCTTATTCCAACACCATCGATCCAAGTGATGAAACACTAGCTAGTCGCATAACATGAGCTTGTGAAGTTGCCAATTGTTAAGCATTTTCTAATTCCTACCTGCCTTAATCGGTCATATGGAATTTTTTTTCAATTTCGTTTTCACATGTTTGTTGTTTCTTAGATCTTAAACTATAACCTTGATAGTTGATACACAACATGTCAGATTCTGAAACTCATGAAATATTGACCTGTGATCCTCTGATCAACTCTAGCATAAACATGGTTTCTCCAACCATAATGAACCAAACCAAATTCTTTACCGATAGGCAATAGTACAAGTAATTCCTGATCTGAAAAAAACAAAAATTCTAATCACCAACACAGAACTCTTCTCCATGCTACATAATACCATACTACCAAATATTATAAGATACATGACAGTAGTCACAGCATGTTCTTTGAAACGAATACGTATGAATCGTGTGATCATTTTCCAGTTCCTCTACTATTCTGTATGTTATGAAGCTATCTCCAGTGGTCTAGCTGTCTGCTTAACTATAGCTACTTGCTCTCTCATTAGACTATTGCTATGGGAGGGTTGAGTTGGACTAACTGGATGAGATCCGACTCTGCAGGCAAGTCGATTGGTGGTAGAGAAAACTGACTGTAAGTAGAGCTTCCTCTCCTGATTTCTTGCATTGTCAATAGAGCTGCAACTGTGTTTCTGAATATTCCTTCCCCGGCAACTGTTATCGCGTCCTTCACTTCTCTTTTCCTCTCCTCTTCTTCATCCACTGGGAAAACTGCATCGATGGTGCCTTCACATTCCTTGACAAGCTTTGAGATAAGATCAGTGGTGAAGAAGGGCTGCTCTATTATTTTTTGGATGAATGGCAATCGCAGCAGAGCTCCTGTTCTCTTGTCATACTTCTTCAGTATTTTGGCCAATCCTACACAAATCAAAAGTAGTTTTTTAGCATACTTATCATTCATGAAAGATGTGGTTTCTCACTGTGGTGATCGACCAATGCTTCAGAAGTTCAGAACACTTGTTTTTGGGATAAAACAAGGCTTCCGACATCAATTCAAGTTTCACTTGCAGTAAAGCTAAAGTTATGTCAAATATATGCTGTACTGGCTAGATACCACCTTGGATTCTTGTTCATGTTATGTGAGAGTGTTGTGTGACACATGAAAGAAGGCATGTGCCAGTTGTTGGACGATATACTAATTTACTTGGATAGATTGTTCTGTCACTCAACACTGTCTCGTGCCGAAAGCTTTCTCACTAAAGTAGTTTTCTATGACTTGATATCATTAAACAGTGTTTTACTAGATGAAACAGTACACAACAGTTCATCAATCAACGACTAGCAAGTAACTAGCTGTTCGTGGATGATCGATATTTGATGTTTGTTGTTTGATACCTTTTATCATGTATTAGGAAAGAAGATCAAGAGTTGCTCAAAATTTGGAAGGGAAGGAATGGAACCAATGACACTGGCTAGCTAGGAACAAGATGGCAACTTCTTGAACTTCTGTTGTAAAAAATATTGAAGTGAGCTATTTAGCTTCATCACACATGCCATGGATTAATATTACTACCTGTGTAATTGATATTGCTGTAGTTGACCAAGAGCACCATTTCGCCGTGAAAATCAACAATGTCTTTTCTTATTTTTCCGACTTCATCTTGATATATAGTCTCTGAAGGCTGACTACCGTTTGGTCCCCATGTATCAGTTACCTTTTTTATTCTCTGCTGTAATTCCTTCATTCACAGAATATAAGTTGCAGTCAGATTTTACTGCATACAAATGATGTGCATCCCTAACTTTTCCTAAAGCGTGTAGGATTTGCCCTTTTCTTCTTTTCGCTAGCTTTGTGATTTATGATGACTGGTTCTCAGATGCTTTTATGAAACAACTTTTCTATCATGAAATGTTCTTGATGCTGTGTTTAAATTTGTGCAAGAAGTAAGCAATTAAACTATCACATAGCTAGTTAAGGACAACATTTCATTTTATGATCAGTGAGAAAGAGCAAATCTCTTTTATGCCTAAAGGATGAGGAAGAAAGATATCTATGTCTGAACTTTTTTTAACAGTGTTCCCCACTTCCCCACATATATTTGTAAGTATACTAAACAAGTAAACATTGATTCAGCAACCGAGTGGATCAACCTGGTGGTCTGTCTAACTCTAAACTCGGAAGAACCTTAACTATACAATAATTTTTTAAAGTCTGTGTAATTAATTAATAATTATAAATGTAATGTGATAAAGAACACAAAACACTAACCTTATTCCGGATGATGAAGTCCTCCTCCTGCTCCATGAAGAAGGCATTGAACTTGTCAATCTCATTGTTCAACAGGTAAACAAACTCAGCCTCCGCCTTCCCGGACTTGCCATTCAACACCGCCGGAGCAGAAGATATCAACCTCACAAGCTTCTTCAAGTCCTTGTATGACAAGAACTTGTCACGCCAGCTCGGCAAAGTCTCTTGCATTTGATGCTTCAGCCTCTTCCCAAACTTCATCTAGCTAGTAGTACTACAGGTTTCCAAAAATTTAGAACTGGAATGGGAAGGAAGTGAAGGGTATGGTGATGATGGTAGTGAGGGAGAAGAAGTGTGGGAGGGTGCAGGTTTTATTGGGGAAGAAGAAGGGTAGAATATTAGGGAGCATATGCTTGGCGTCATGAAGTGGGTGATGGAAGGTATAAATGAGTCGTCTAAGGAAAGAGAATTGTTGGGCATATTCGGTTACTGTGTGGAGGCATGCTCACTTGTTTGTCACCAATTAATGGACTTTTGACTCCATGGAATTGTGCCTTAATATGCTGCATGTGTTGTGATTAGTGGAAGCTAAAAATAGCACAAAGAGTAAAGAGTCGTGTTAGCTCACCTGCCCAATTTATATATGTTTCCGTTATTATAACGGAATAATATGGATAAATTTGATATGTTTAGGTACCACTTTAGTGAGATAGAGTATGAAAAATTATGTCAAATCGTTGTCTCGTTTTATTGGTATTTAGGATCCGAGAGTTGTTAGCAATGACAAATGAGGCTGCTAACGATGATCCAGATGAATGAAGTAGGCGGCAATGTCTCCTGCGGTAAATTAAGGGATCGGATCGGAGGAAGGAGAAAAGAGAGTGAGTTGAGATGGCATGGGTTACAAGCCGGAGGAAGGACTGTTTAGACTTGTTCTTATCTTACTTGTTATGTTGAAAATGTGGCCCGAGGGAAGAGTATGATTCTGAGGAATCTACCCAGGATCCATCACGATCGAGTGTGGAAAAGGAAATATTGAGTATTATAGAAATGTGACTTTCAAGGAAGTGTGAGAGGAGACCAAAGAATGGCATATATATTGTGCCTTTCATGGTCGTTTATCATTGGGATCATTTGTCATGGTCTACTTTGAATGTGCAATTTTTGACAAAGTTTTGGGTAAACAAGAGCACGGTTTACCTCTCAGATTTTACAGTTTTACTTTTGCCAAGCAGAGACTTGCTTAGTGTAGGCACATCGATCTTCCTAATATACGGGATTATTCATTAGGAAATCATAGGATGACTTTGAAATAAGATATGGTAAGGATTAAATAAGGGGATGGCACTCACTCATCTTGGTATTGTTTGGTGTATGGGACTATATATGGGGTAGGTATCATAGGAGTCCGGTGGTTAGGGCTCGGTCGACGGTACCAAAGTTTGAGTTGGACATTAAAAATGAAAGTTCTAGAGATTACGGCGATACAGGTATAAAGCCAGTCCTCCTTTAAGTGCTTGAGACCGAAGAATATATCCAACTACCATTCAGATTTAAGCTAGGGCTTGTAGTTCCATATGTTGAAGGTTCAAAATGTTTGGTGTAGCTTATTAATTAGCTAGGCCTAGTCACGGCACTCTTGAAGTATCGAATTTGAGGTTTGAAATACCGTACGTGTCAAGTATTAGAATCAAGTGTTTACGGTATGTAACATGCATGTAGCTAGAACTCATCTGCTAAACAGAGGCGAGATGCGACATAATATCAGACAAGTAAACGTGATCGAGAGGTAGCCTAGCTAGGAGTTGTTGAACACAAGAGGATGATCCTAGAATAAATAATATGCTTTGGAAATCGTCTGGTAGCTACTGCTACTGGTACTGCTTCCTTGGTGTTGAAGTGTA
Above is a window of Fragaria vesca subsp. vesca linkage group LG7, FraVesHawaii_1.0, whole genome shotgun sequence DNA encoding:
- the LOC101305980 gene encoding uncharacterized protein LOC101305980, coding for MNQRMASITQALSMMSTNAVPRLHFRSLNLLKSSKSVHLHGCPHIQIKSPLVCCTKLSSWDPSSETYSPTDSGSDNFLTKTSNIFENLSSACTAEAPGTNTETSASTAEAPGTNTETLNGASNLTGTELQVLKWPMWLLGPSLLLLTGMLPTLWLPISSVFLGPNIASLLSLVGLDCIFNLGVTLFLLMADSIARPKRAAQACRSKPPLSYKFWNIVATVTGFVIPLMMACGSQQGFLQPQLPPISFAVLLGPYLLLIAVQILTEMLTWHWQSPVWLVTPVVYEGYRLLQLMRGLKLGTEIMAPAWMMHTIRGLVSWWVLILGMQLMRVAWFAGFASRYRQQPPPPGEN
- the LOC101305019 gene encoding SPX domain-containing protein 3-like, with translation MKFGKRLKHQMQETLPSWRDKFLSYKDLKKLVRLISSAPAVLNGKSGKAEAEFVYLLNNEIDKFNAFFMEQEEDFIIRNKELQQRIKKVTDTWGPNGSQPSETIYQDEVGKIRKDIVDFHGEMVLLVNYSNINYTGLAKILKKYDKRTGALLRLPFIQKIIEQPFFTTDLISKLVKECEGTIDAVFPVDEEEERKREVKDAITVAGEGIFRNTVAALLTMQEIRRGSSTYSQFSLPPIDLPAESDLIQLVQLNPPIAIV